The following are encoded in a window of Panicum virgatum strain AP13 chromosome 5N, P.virgatum_v5, whole genome shotgun sequence genomic DNA:
- the LOC120672012 gene encoding bifunctional riboflavin kinase/FMN phosphatase-like isoform X2: protein MAAAHQVSAVIFDLDGTILDTERATRDVLDEFLAAYGKVPDPEKEEKRLGQMYLESTTGIIRDYGLPLTVEEYSKAMHPLYLKRWQKAKPLPGVKRLVKHLFKNRVPLAIASNSVRRNIDHKVPKLEDWGECFSVILGGDQVPNGKPSPDIFLEAAKRLGVNPSSCLVIEDSVVGVKGAKASEAKVVAVPSLQSQRKHYNIADIILYSLLDFDPELWGLPPFEDRIQGVLPIDPLISTGQIGDRILNNLHRLISDEHTYDCIPDQISGIYLGWAKLKVHGFSKVVIGTGWDFSQQTVERVMVVEFLDYSGQIETEPVKLLVIGYVRKLQSTDDILQALNVTDEDRSIARDALDLPTFSEYAHDIHFS from the exons atggcggcggcgcaccaggTCTCCGCGGTGATCTTCGATCTCGACGGCACCATCCTGGACACAG AGAGGGCGACGAGGGATGTCTTGGACGAGTTCTTGGCGGCGTACGGGAAGGTCCCTGACCCggagaaggaagagaagaggCTGGGCCAGATGTACTTGGAATCCACCACCGGGATCATCAGAGATTACGGACTGCCGCTGACCGTCGAGGAGTACTCCAAGGCGATGCATCCACTCTATCTGAAAAG GTGGCAAAAGGCAAAACCGCTTCCGGGAGTGAAGAGGCTTGTTAAGCATCTTTTCAAGAACAGAGTGCCACTCGCGATTGCTTCAAATTCCGTCAGGAGAAATATTGATCACAAAGTTCCAAAACTAGAAG ATTGGGGAGAGTGTTTTTCTGTTATTCTTGGTGGAGATCAAGTCCCTAATGGAAAGCCTTCCCCTGACAT ATTTTTGGAAGCCGCAAAGCGACTTGGCGTAAATCCATCATCATGCTTGGTCATAGAAGATTCTGT TGTTGGAGTCAAGGGTGCCAAGGCTTCTGAGGCGAAGGTGGTTGCAGTACCATCACTTCAAAGTCAAAGGAAGCACTATAATATTGCCGATATCATCCTCTATTCACTTTTGGACTTCGATCCTGAGCTGTGGGGTCTTCCTCCATTTGAAGATC GCATTCAAGGTGTTTTGCCCATTGATCCCTTAATTTCAACTGGTCAAATAGGCGATAGAATTCTAAATAATCTTCATAGGCTAATTTCAG ATGAACATACCTACGACTGTATTCCTGACCAAATATCAGGAATTTATTTGGGTTGGGCCAAGTTGAAAGTGCATGGGTTTTCTAAGGTGGTCATAGGTACTGGGTGGGACTTTTCACAGCAGACCGTCGAAAGAGTGATG GTAGTAGAGTTTCTTGATTACTCTGGCCAGATTGAAACAGAGCCTGTGAAGCTTCTTGTAATTGGTTACGTCAGGAAGCTACAAAGCACA GATGATATATTGCAAGCTTTAAATGTAACTGATGAAGACAGAAGCATTGCAAGGGACGCATTGGACCTCCCAACTTTCTCTGAATACGCCCACGACATTCATTTTTCCT GA
- the LOC120676856 gene encoding heavy metal-associated isoprenylated plant protein 28-like: MTLVEMCVHMDCPGCEKKVRKAVQRLEGVHDVEVDMAQQKVTVNGDVEQKKVLKAVRRTGRRAVLWPQPFAGAAAGAAHVLAQQQLLYNPAGAAGPAHATHAARPGSSYNYHKRGYDDSRLYGAYYHHGASSAVAGTRATDYFSDENAQGCAVM; the protein is encoded by the exons ATGACG CTCGTGGAGATGTGCGTGCACATGGACTGCCCGGGGTGCGAGAAGAAGGTCCGGAAGGCGGTGCAGCGCCTGGAGGGCGTGCACGACGTGGAGGTCGACATGGCGCAGCAGAAGGTGACGGTGAACGGCGACGTGGAGCAGAAGAAGGTGCTCAAGGCGGTGCGCCGGACGGGGCGCCGCGCCGTGCTGTGGCCGCAGcccttcgccggcgccgccgccggggccgcgcaCGTCCTGGCGCAGCAGCAGCTCTTGTACAAtcccgccggcgcggcgggcccGGCGCACGCCACccacgcggcgcggccggggtcCTCGTACAACTACCACAAGCGCGGCTACGACGACTCGCGGCTGTACGGCGCCTACTACCACCACGGCGCCAGCTCGGCCGTCGCCGGCACCAGGGCCACCGACTACTTCAGCGACGAGAACGCGCAGGGGTGCGCCGTCATGTGA
- the LOC120672059 gene encoding dof zinc finger protein 5-like, whose translation MLSHVEMAPVAGGFKLFGKVITQCAESAPPVPVQPPARGARERDDPDERDQPMVKREAAAAADHDSAEKQQHSGAGGESKGLQPRPRQQQQPQHQDTAEARAASSAPPLPCPRCRSRNTKFCYFNNYNINQPRHFCKDCHRYWTAGGALRNVPVGAGRRKNRPLGPVVAAGAVPAHLHHQHRVAAAGFVLGFPGGQHPSSPTSPSPVYADRWPVCPDRRF comes from the coding sequence atGCTGTCCCACGTCGAGATGGCCCCCGTGGCCGGCGGGTTCAAGCTCTTCGGCAAGGTCATCACGCAGTGCGCCGAGAGCGCCCCGCCGGTGCCGGTgcagccgccggcgaggggcgCGCGGGAGAGGGACGACCCGGACGAGCGGGACCAGCCCATGGTcaagcgggaggcggcggcggcggcggaccacgACTCCGCCGAGAAGCAGCAGcactccggcgccggcggggagagCAAAGGGCTGCAGCCGCGcccgcggcagcagcagcagccgcagcaccaGGACACcgcggaggcgcgcgcggcctcgtcggcgccgccgctgccgtgcccGCGCTGCCGGAGCCGGAACACCAAGTTCTGCTACTTCAACAACTACAACATCAACCAGCCGCGCCACTTCTGCAAGGACTGCCACCGCTACTggaccgccggcggcgcgctccgcAACGTCCCcgtcggcgccggccgccgcaagaACCGGCCCCTCGgccccgtcgtcgccgccggcgccgtgcccGCCCACCTGCACCACCAgcaccgcgtcgccgccgcgggcttCGTCCTCGGCTTCCCCGGCGGCCAGCACCCTTCCTCCCCGACCTCCCCGTCGCCGGTCTACGCCGACCGGTGGCCGGTCTGCCCCGACCGCCGGTTCTGA
- the LOC120672012 gene encoding bifunctional riboflavin kinase/FMN phosphatase-like isoform X1 has product MAAAHQVSAVIFDLDGTILDTERATRDVLDEFLAAYGKVPDPEKEEKRLGQMYLESTTGIIRDYGLPLTVEEYSKAMHPLYLKRWQKAKPLPGVKRLVKHLFKNRVPLAIASNSVRRNIDHKVPKLEDWGECFSVILGGDQVPNGKPSPDIFLEAAKRLGVNPSSCLVIEDSVVGVKGAKASEAKVVAVPSLQSQRKHYNIADIILYSLLDFDPELWGLPPFEDRIQGVLPIDPLISTGQIGDRILNNLHRLISDEHTYDCIPDQISGIYLGWAKLKVHGFSKVVIGTGWDFSQQTVERVMVVEFLDYSGQIETEPVKLLVIGYVRKLQSTDDILQALNVTDEDRSIARDALDLPTFSEYAHDIHFS; this is encoded by the exons atggcggcggcgcaccaggTCTCCGCGGTGATCTTCGATCTCGACGGCACCATCCTGGACACAG AGAGGGCGACGAGGGATGTCTTGGACGAGTTCTTGGCGGCGTACGGGAAGGTCCCTGACCCggagaaggaagagaagaggCTGGGCCAGATGTACTTGGAATCCACCACCGGGATCATCAGAGATTACGGACTGCCGCTGACCGTCGAGGAGTACTCCAAGGCGATGCATCCACTCTATCTGAAAAG GTGGCAAAAGGCAAAACCGCTTCCGGGAGTGAAGAGGCTTGTTAAGCATCTTTTCAAGAACAGAGTGCCACTCGCGATTGCTTCAAATTCCGTCAGGAGAAATATTGATCACAAAGTTCCAAAACTAGAAG ATTGGGGAGAGTGTTTTTCTGTTATTCTTGGTGGAGATCAAGTCCCTAATGGAAAGCCTTCCCCTGACAT ATTTTTGGAAGCCGCAAAGCGACTTGGCGTAAATCCATCATCATGCTTGGTCATAGAAGATTCTGT TGTTGGAGTCAAGGGTGCCAAGGCTTCTGAGGCGAAGGTGGTTGCAGTACCATCACTTCAAAGTCAAAGGAAGCACTATAATATTGCCGATATCATCCTCTATTCACTTTTGGACTTCGATCCTGAGCTGTGGGGTCTTCCTCCATTTGAAGATC GCATTCAAGGTGTTTTGCCCATTGATCCCTTAATTTCAACTGGTCAAATAGGCGATAGAATTCTAAATAATCTTCATAGGCTAATTTCAG ATGAACATACCTACGACTGTATTCCTGACCAAATATCAGGAATTTATTTGGGTTGGGCCAAGTTGAAAGTGCATGGGTTTTCTAAGGTGGTCATAGGTACTGGGTGGGACTTTTCACAGCAGACCGTCGAAAGAGTGATG GTAGTAGAGTTTCTTGATTACTCTGGCCAGATTGAAACAGAGCCTGTGAAGCTTCTTGTAATTGGTTACGTCAGGAAGCTACAAAGCACA GATGATATATTGCAAGCTTTAAATGTAACTGATGAAGACAGAAGCATTGCAAGGGACGCATTGGACCTCCCAACTTTCTCTGAATACGCCCACGAC ATTCATTTTTCCTGA